One Punica granatum isolate Tunisia-2019 chromosome 3, ASM765513v2, whole genome shotgun sequence genomic window carries:
- the LOC116200274 gene encoding pentatricopeptide repeat-containing protein At2g21090-like has protein sequence MFLTDHLIPPIEHYVSLIQKCISSKNLKLGMSLHSRLIKTSLCSDLFFANHLINMYSKCGSIGSARKAFDDLPVKETHCWKVIISGYSWAGHFEEALNLFDRMPQRDISCFNALMSGFSRHGLHKDSVSMFRILQKEYRYVCMDEYTMVGIVGNFACLGALMLLRQVHAVAVVIGLEFNRIVYNALINAYGKCGELDVSHKLFDLMADRDMVTWTSMVAAYAQADSLDDALRLFGEMPSKNAVSWTALIMGFVRNGRGLEALNLFSRMQEEGVRPGPFTFVGVLSACADLALIERGRHIHAQLIRCSTINDFRNIFVNNALIDMYCKCGSMRAAEILFERMLEKDIVSWNSMITGFSRNGLGHKSVAIFKKMVEENVKPNNVTFLAVLSACSHAGLDFEALKILDSMEKDYGVSPRSDHLAIMVDLFGRKNRLEEAMEIIERVPDKSNHVGLWGSFLGACRVHGNLDVARRAAEALFELEPRNAGRYVMLSNIYAADNRWDDARRVRKLMEERGLRKDLANSWIEVKDVRHEFAAKERYHGQIDCVYDVLSRLTDHIKESGYVPKTNSTYISLDDDGS, from the coding sequence ATGTTCCTCACCGATCATCTCATCCCACCCATCGAACATTACGTTTCTCTGATTCAAAAATGCATCTCAAGCAAGAACTTGAAGCTGGGCATGTCGCTTCACTCTCGTCTCATCAAGACCTCCCTCTGCTCAGACCTTTTCTTCGCCAACCACCTCATCAACATGTACTCCAAATGCGGCTCCATTGGCAGCGCCCGGAAGGCCTTCGATGATCTCCCCGTCAAAGAAACTCATTGCTGGAAAGTTATCATCTCCGGGTACAGCTGGGCTGGCCATTTCGAGGAAGCGCTGAACCTGTTCGACAGAATGCCGCAACGGGATATTTCTTGCTTCAACGCCCTGATGTCGGGATTCTCCCGTCACGGGCTTCACAAAGATTCTGTTTCCATGTTCAGAATTCTGCAGAAAGAGTATCGCTATGTCTGTATGGATGAGTACACAATGGTGGGTATAGTTGGGAATTTCGCTTGCTTGGGTGCATTGATGCTCCTGCGCCAGGTTCATGCAGTGGCTGTTGTTATCGGGCTGGAATTTAATAGGATCGTTTACAATGCCTTGATCAATGCTTACGGAAAATGCGGTGAACTGGATGTGTCCCATAAGTTGTTTGATCTGATGGCAGATAGAGACATGGTGACGTGGACTTCCATGGTTGCTGCCTATGCCCAGGCTGATAGCTTAGATGATGCTCTCAGATTATTCGGTGAAATGCCAAGTAAGAATGCAGTTTCTTGGACTGCATTGATCATGGGCTTTGTTCGGAATGGGCGTGGTCTCGAAGCATTGAATCTTTTCTCCAGAATGCAGGAAGAGGGTGTTCGGCCTGGCCCCTTCACATTTGTTGGTGTCCTGAGCGCTTGTGCTGACCTGGCACTTATTGAAAGGGGTAGACACATTCATGCCCAACTAATCAGGTGCAGCACCATCAACGATTTTCGTAATATATTTGTGAACAATGCATTAATAGATATGTATTGCAAGTGTGGAAGCATGAGAGCAGCTGAAATATTGTTCGAGAGGATGCTGGAGAAGGATATCGTGTCCTGGAATTCTATGATTACTGGGTTCTCACGGAACGGCCTTGGGCATAAATCTGTTGCTATTTTCAAGAAGATGGTGGAAGAAAATGTGAAGCCTAACAATGTCACGTTTCTGGCTGTACTCTCAGCTTGCAGTCATGCCGGTTTAGATTTCGAAGCACTTAAAATTCTGGACTCAATGGAGAAGGATTACGGTGTTTCCCCGAGATCAGATCATCTTGCAATCATGGTTGATTTGTTTGGGAGGAAAAATAGACTCGAGGAAGCTATGGAGATTATTGAGAGGGTACCGGATAAATCAAATCATGTCGGGCTGTGGGGTTCTTTTTTAGGTGCTTGTAGGGTGCACGGAAATTTGGATGTTGCTAGAAGAGCTGCAGAAGCATTGTTTGAATTGGAACCACGAAATGCTGGGAGATATGTGATGTTGTCAAACATTTACGCTGCAGATAATAGATGGGATGATGCGCGGAGAGTTAGGAAACTCATGGAAGAGAGAGGCTTGAGGAAAGATTTGGCAAACAGTTGGATTGAGGTGAAGGATGTTAGGCATGAGTTTGCAGCTAAGGAGAGATATCATGGTCAGATAGACTGTGTTTATGATGTACTCAGCAGGCTAACTGATCATATTAAGGAATCCGGTTATGTGCCCAAAACCAACAGCACATACATTTCGTTGGATGATGATGGTTCATGA
- the LOC116200276 gene encoding uncharacterized protein LOC116200276, which translates to MSLGDGEFCFWTEPGLRRHVRNLNLGLHGSIDPCKAVDDDCSSSPLLPRDHHYSSPSPSSRSQAIEQGRRELMEMVRAMPESSFELSLKDIVDEQQSWKESQKEDDSVSGEVGKEKQKEKSSKKRKKTSAAGRRTDRRQVSRTSSMESGTFMIKIFFPAFLTSKKAPSKGRNPSKSKISPKTSTEGPENRGDQESWGKKSSAAAEQRNHKNPNGSKSSSSSNRSSSCRESLPSCWPFEMMKGKLRRQRTCNF; encoded by the exons ATGAGCCTCGGGGACGGAGAGTTCTGTTTCTGGACCGAACCTGGGCTCCGACGCCATGTGAGGAACTTGAACTTAGGATTACATGGATCGATCGATCCGTGCAAAGCAGTGGATGATGACTGCTCGTCTTCTCCGCTGCTCCCCCGTGATCATCACTACAGCAGCCCCTCGCCTTCCTCGAGATCGCAGGCTATCGAGCAGGGCAGGAGGGAGCTCATGGAGATGGTCCGGGCCATGCCCGAGTCGAGCTTCGAGCTCTCTCTGAAAGATATAGTCGATGAGCAGCAGAGTTGGAAAGAATCCCAGAAAGAGGATGATTCGGTCAGCGGGGAGGTGGGTAAGGAGAAGCAGAAGGAGAAGAGCAgtaagaagaggaagaagacgagtGCCGCTGGGCGCAGAACGGATCGCCGTCAGGTGTCGAGAACCAGCAGCATGGAAAGTGGGACTTTCATGATCAAGATCTTCTTCCCTGCTTTTCTCACATCGAAGAAGGCACCATCAAAGGGAAGGAACCCATCGAAATCAAAGATTTCCCCAAAGACGTCGACTGAGGGGCCCGAGAATCGTGGGGACCAGGAATCATGGGGGAAAAAGTCTTCTGCTGCGGCTGAGCAGAGGAATCACAAGAACCCGAATGGCAGCAAGagtagcagcagcagcaacagaAGCAG TTCATGCAGGGAGTCACTCCCCAGCTGCTGGCCTTTTGAAATGATGAAGGGCAAACTGAGGAGACAGAGAACATGCAACTTCTGA